Part of the Salvia splendens isolate huo1 unplaced genomic scaffold, SspV2 ctg338, whole genome shotgun sequence genome, TTAGTTTCACTACTTGGTCTTATAGAACCCATGTTTTCAccagtttgtttttttttgtgggtTCCTAATGGAAAAACATGTGCGTTACTTGGTTAGGCATTTTCTATTCTGTTGCCTCtgcattatttaaatttatcatCATACGAATTGTAATCGACTATGTGGTATTAATAGTTATCTGTCTAAACTTTATAAAACGTAGTATAGATTATTCAGATTTTGCATTGAATTTGATATTACGATGTAGTTCTGCCTctgcattatttatttatttatctatcatCATACGACTTTGTATTGCTGTGTACAATGACGAGATGAAAACAGGTGTTAAAGGGATATTGAGTAACAAAAAACGCTTTAAAGTTTCTATGTTCTTGATGTATTAAGACGACAAATAAGTGAGATATGGAGGAGTCTCAAAAAAATCACTCGATGATTCAGTATTTACCCAGAGAAGTAGATCCTTGGCTAATGTTTGTTTACAACTACACTAAAAAAGTGGAAATGGAATTTTAATATCTGATAAGTATTTCATACTACTATTAAAGAAATTCACACAAATGAATAACAAATGGGCTAAATCCGCACGGATGCTCAACATATGGCATTATTTACAGCTACTATATCCAAGCctacttttatcataaataagcATGTAAAAACTGCAAAATCCAACACGAACCAAAACATTAAAAATCCCCCGAAGCTGATGCAGATCAAATCCCGTGGTTATCTCAAGCAATTCCAACGTTCGACAAGAACAAGGAACCGTTGAATGTTTTGACACGCAAACTTGCAATGCTCTAGAGGAAGTAAGATAGCTGCTCTGTCTTCCTCGAACCTCCCTCTCCGTAGAGATCATTCCATTGCTTAAGCTCGGCCATTATGGAGCCCCCGGAAGCAAAACTAGCAGCAACCTGCACCATCATGGATGAGTCATGAAGCTTGACATGTCAATATGAAGTTCAGAGCAACGGATCAAATAACAAGAAATTGATCATGCTGTCAAGATATACATTCGTATGGTAAGCGGAGTCACATTACCTGATTCCTGGCCTGCTTAAAGTCTTCCATGTTTAAGGGCCTCAATGATATTGTTTTTTCCTCTTTAGTTTCTTCTTTGGAAGCAGAATCATATTCAGAGCTCTCCTGATCATCTATCTGCTTCTTTTCCTGACCAAGCAAAGCTGTTAGTGGAAAACTAATGTATTGAGAGTTAAAAGTTGATCATTTTGAAAGAAATTGAAGTACCTtatccttcttctctctctcctgCTTTATGAGTTCTCTGACTGGCCTATAAGCTGCTGTTACACACAAATTCTGTTTCCAATAGCCATGTTAATGGAagatatacaaaaaaaaaaaacaacaaattcgACAACTTCCAAACAAACCTTTAGATCACTTCCACTGTAGCCTTCTGTCATGACTGCAAGATCTTTGAAGTCTAGGAATTCCACTTTTTCCTTGGATAGCAGTGTTCTCAATATCATTTCTCGGTTCTCCACTGAAGGTAGGCCGACCATAATTCTGCGCTCGAACCGCCTAATAATGGCTTCATCGAGATCAAATGGTCTATTAGTTGCTGCAAGAACAAGTATCCGCTCCCCAGCTTTTGTCATTAGCCCATCCCAATGTGACATGAACTCGTTCTTAATTTTCCGCATCGCCTCATGCTCTCCTGCTCTTGTTCTCTGCCCGAGCATACTGTCTACCTCATCTACAAAGATTATGGTAGGGGAAACCTTGGCTGCAAGCGTGAAGAGAGCTCGGACGTTCTTTTCATCTTCCCCAAACCATTTTGAAGTGATTGTTGACATTGAGACATTTATGAAGCTAGCCCCAGCTTCATTGGCAATGGCCTTTGCCATCATTGTTTTTCCAGTCCCGGGAGGGCCAAAGAGCAGTATGCCTCTGCAAGGCTTGAGAAGCCCACCGGTGAATAGGTCTGGCCTCCGAAGAGGAAGCATCACCAGCTCCTGAAGTGATTCCTTGATGTCATTCAGAGCTCCAATATCAGCAAATGTCACTCCGATCTCATTTGCAGGGATGACTTCTGGCCTAATCCGCTTCTCGAATTCATTATCTGGAGGTACTTCCTGGCATAAGCACCAAAATTACATACTAGTTAAACGATCATTCCGTTAAGGATCAGTGTCGTGATGCATAATGAAAGGTTCACAACTTACCGGGATCTTAATGGCTGATGCATTCTCAGCATCAGTCTTTGTTGACGAGGCTGATTCCTCCGGTGCACTCTTGCTCCCCGGGTTTGCTCCAGGTTTCGATCCAGCAGCATTCTGTTGTTGTTAAAACATGATCCGTTAAACGAGTGGTAAAAGTTAGGAACACAGAAAAGCAGGATTGAGATAGGAAAAGCCTTGAATAAGTCAGCATTTGCATATACCTCGAATTTAAGGGTATCTTTGCCACCCTTCCTCCTCCCTTGGAAAAGGCTTAATCCATGTGCCAGACTGCACCAAATGCAGTGAAGTTAAGAAAATAAGGGacacaaattataaaatgaattattttattcatatcaaACCTGACTGATGAAATGAGAAGCTTCCCATTACGATACTCGGGATCCTTTCTAGACATCAAATGGTATGATAGGGCAGAAACTACGATTTCCTCGATGTAGTTACTTAGGAGCATGGTGTCGGCATGACAGATGGATCCTAAATCATCACACTCTAGATCATTTGCAGCAAGTACCTCAGCAATGTGATTCTTGTTATCCTGATACTGGATCTTCTTTATATCCTCTTCGAGCTGAGCTTTCCAGCTCGGAAGATTAAATTCATCTTCCTGGGGTCTGATCTCGATATTGTAAGGGAATAACACACTAATCCGATCATC contains:
- the LOC121789786 gene encoding uncharacterized protein LOC121789786, with amino-acid sequence MMEQNHLLLSALGVGVGVGLGLASSSTFGRWTSSAAAQGVTPEGIHLELLRLVVDGKSCGVSFEEFPYYLSERTRLLLTNAAFFHLKHLDVSKHTRNLSPASRAILLSGPAEPYHQTLAKALAHQFDTKLLLLDMANFSLKIQSKFGSINKETSLQRSISEVTFERVTSFLGSFSALPSREDGKEIKKPPQHRRASSVSSDMSSISLQSYSSSAAPSKRLNSWSFDEKVFVQSLYKVLVSLSETGSIVLYIRDVDKLFLQSSRLYKMFSRMLKKISGSILVLGSQMLGLTEESRIVDDRISVLFPYNIEIRPQEDEFNLPSWKAQLEEDIKKIQYQDNKNHIAEVLAANDLECDDLGSICHADTMLLSNYIEEIVVSALSYHLMSRKDPEYRNGKLLISSVSLAHGLSLFQGRRKGGKDTLKFENAAGSKPGANPGSKSAPEESASSTKTDAENASAIKIPEVPPDNEFEKRIRPEVIPANEIGVTFADIGALNDIKESLQELVMLPLRRPDLFTGGLLKPCRGILLFGPPGTGKTMMAKAIANEAGASFINVSMSTITSKWFGEDEKNVRALFTLAAKVSPTIIFVDEVDSMLGQRTRAGEHEAMRKIKNEFMSHWDGLMTKAGERILVLAATNRPFDLDEAIIRRFERRIMVGLPSVENREMILRTLLSKEKVEFLDFKDLAVMTEGYSGSDLKNLCVTAAYRPVRELIKQEREKKDKEKKQIDDQESSEYDSASKEETKEEKTISLRPLNMEDFKQARNQVAASFASGGSIMAELKQWNDLYGEGGSRKTEQLSYFL